One region of Mucilaginibacter gotjawali genomic DNA includes:
- a CDS encoding cytochrome c oxidase subunit II translates to MGFKKLLTSKKALLLFAASMLLGSQQLMAQAVAQGTITAGTPDSMASSGMWTGVLYYVLLGLVACFCIAILGKILKVYDLTLTMQGKKPINWNSFMAVLCLVFLIVGLYGAYWSLTVQGSMTLPKSASAHGVDIDSMFNLTSALTLIVFVITQVLLFGFLFFYRASDKRKAYFLPHNNTIEKVWTIIPAIVLTVLVVFGFFTWQSVENSTNMKGDINIDVTGHQFAWELRYPGPDGKLGQLDYRLTTGLNKLGIDYKDRNSYDDLQADTLVLPVNKSIRLNIHAQDVIHSVFMPHFRLQQNAVPGLPTYFKFVPTVTTNQMRSETNNPKFEYLLYCNKICGGIHYNMQKVVRVVSESEYQDWIAKQKPYLTDQLKQQLKVAAAKSSAGSLSSNKLALNN, encoded by the coding sequence ATGGGATTCAAAAAACTATTAACTTCTAAAAAAGCGCTTTTACTTTTTGCAGCATCCATGCTTTTGGGGTCACAACAGCTAATGGCACAAGCGGTAGCGCAGGGCACAATAACGGCCGGAACGCCTGATTCTATGGCCAGCAGCGGAATGTGGACTGGCGTGCTCTATTATGTACTCCTTGGTTTGGTAGCCTGTTTCTGTATTGCCATCCTTGGTAAAATATTAAAGGTTTATGATCTTACCCTTACTATGCAGGGTAAAAAACCAATCAACTGGAACAGTTTTATGGCAGTTTTATGCCTGGTGTTCCTGATCGTTGGCTTATATGGCGCCTACTGGTCGCTAACTGTTCAAGGCAGCATGACTTTACCAAAATCAGCATCAGCCCATGGTGTTGATATTGATAGCATGTTTAACCTGACCAGTGCACTTACGCTTATCGTATTTGTAATTACCCAGGTACTTTTATTCGGGTTTTTGTTCTTTTACCGCGCTTCAGACAAACGTAAGGCATACTTCCTGCCGCACAATAATACCATCGAAAAGGTTTGGACTATTATTCCGGCGATTGTTTTAACCGTGCTGGTAGTATTTGGCTTCTTTACCTGGCAAAGTGTTGAAAATAGCACCAATATGAAAGGTGATATTAATATCGACGTAACCGGCCACCAGTTTGCCTGGGAATTACGTTATCCAGGTCCGGACGGTAAACTGGGTCAATTAGACTACCGGCTTACAACAGGCCTTAACAAATTAGGCATTGACTATAAAGACCGGAACAGTTATGACGACCTGCAGGCTGATACCCTGGTATTACCGGTAAACAAATCAATCAGGTTAAATATTCATGCGCAGGATGTGATCCATAGCGTATTTATGCCGCACTTCAGGTTACAGCAAAACGCGGTACCGGGTTTACCAACGTATTTTAAGTTTGTACCAACGGTTACTACAAACCAAATGCGCTCTGAAACTAATAACCCTAAATTTGAATACCTGCTTTATTGTAACAAAATATGCGGTGGCATCCACTACAACATGCAAAAAGTGGTACGTGTAGTTTCAGAATCTGAATACCAGGACTGGATTGCAAAACAAAAACCATATTTAACTGATCAGTTAAAACAACAATTAAAAGTAGCTGCCGCAAAATCATCGGCCGGCTCATTATCATCAAACAAGTTAGCGTTAAATAATTAA
- a CDS encoding cytochrome c oxidase subunit I, which translates to MSTLAVHDHGLVHHEEGHEHHHKATFLNTYVFSQDHKMIAKQFLITGITMAFIGMLLSLLFRIQLAYPDKSFPLLETLLGRFAPGGRLSPDFYMSLVTIHGTIMVFFVLTAGLSGTFANLLIPLQIGARDMASPFVNMLSYWFFLIASIIMVSAFFVEKGPASGGWTIYPPLSALPTAMPGSAEGMTLWLISMVCFIASSLMGGINYVSTVLNMRTKGMDLWKMPLTVWALFLTAVLGVLAFPVLVAGVVLLIFDRSFGTSFYLSDIVLNGKVMPFEGGSPILFQHLFWFLGHPEVYIIIMPAMGISSEVMSVNSRKPIFGYHAMVYSLIGITVLSFIVWGHHMFVTGMNPFLGGVFMITTLIIAVPSAVKTFNWLATLWRGNIRFTPAMLFAIGMVSFFISGGLTGIFLGNAALDINLHDTYFVVAHFHLVMGSAAIFGMLAGVYHWFPKMFRRMMDDRLGYLHFWVTFVGAYLVFFPMHFMGLEGVPRRYYAITEFHQWDHWLNVNTFITWAAIMAGFAQVAFIINFVYSIFWGKKTVQNPWNANTLEWTAPIEHIHGNWAGELPTVYRWPYDYSKPGHEEDFIPQNVPFSQTMSSNMPHDFEDNPEGLEEFNKWTSTQKANEEVK; encoded by the coding sequence ATGTCAACATTAGCAGTTCACGATCACGGCTTGGTACATCACGAAGAAGGACACGAACACCATCATAAAGCCACGTTTCTGAATACTTATGTATTTAGCCAGGATCATAAAATGATTGCCAAACAATTCCTGATCACAGGGATTACGATGGCATTTATCGGTATGTTGTTATCTCTGTTATTCAGGATACAGTTAGCCTATCCGGATAAATCATTCCCTTTGCTGGAAACTTTATTGGGCCGTTTCGCACCAGGCGGACGTTTGAGCCCTGATTTCTACATGTCGCTGGTTACCATACACGGTACTATCATGGTATTCTTTGTGCTGACAGCTGGCTTAAGCGGAACTTTTGCGAATTTACTGATCCCTCTTCAGATAGGAGCCCGTGATATGGCTTCTCCGTTTGTAAATATGCTATCCTATTGGTTCTTCCTTATAGCGAGTATCATCATGGTTTCTGCATTTTTTGTGGAAAAAGGGCCTGCCAGCGGTGGATGGACCATTTACCCGCCTTTATCGGCTTTACCTACGGCAATGCCCGGTTCTGCTGAGGGTATGACTTTATGGCTCATCAGTATGGTTTGCTTTATTGCCTCATCATTAATGGGCGGTATTAACTACGTTAGTACAGTTTTAAATATGCGTACCAAAGGTATGGACCTTTGGAAAATGCCGTTAACTGTGTGGGCTTTGTTCCTTACTGCAGTTTTAGGTGTACTTGCTTTCCCTGTATTAGTTGCAGGCGTAGTTTTATTGATATTTGACAGAAGTTTTGGTACAAGCTTTTACCTTTCGGACATTGTTTTGAACGGAAAAGTAATGCCATTCGAAGGTGGCAGCCCTATTTTATTCCAGCACTTATTCTGGTTCCTTGGTCACCCGGAAGTTTACATTATCATCATGCCCGCGATGGGGATCTCATCCGAGGTGATGTCGGTAAATTCACGTAAACCAATTTTTGGTTACCATGCAATGGTGTATTCACTTATCGGTATTACCGTTTTATCATTTATCGTTTGGGGTCACCACATGTTTGTAACCGGGATGAACCCCTTCCTTGGCGGTGTATTTATGATCACCACGCTGATTATCGCGGTGCCATCGGCTGTAAAAACCTTTAACTGGCTGGCTACTTTATGGCGGGGTAATATCCGCTTCACTCCTGCCATGCTTTTTGCTATCGGGATGGTTTCTTTCTTTATCTCTGGTGGTTTAACCGGTATATTCCTGGGTAACGCTGCTTTGGACATCAACCTGCATGATACTTATTTTGTGGTTGCCCACTTCCACCTGGTAATGGGCTCTGCTGCTATTTTCGGCATGCTTGCGGGCGTGTACCATTGGTTCCCTAAAATGTTCCGCCGCATGATGGATGACCGTTTAGGATACCTGCATTTCTGGGTAACCTTTGTAGGCGCATACCTGGTATTCTTCCCGATGCACTTTATGGGCCTTGAGGGAGTTCCGCGCCGCTACTATGCCATAACTGAATTCCATCAATGGGATCACTGGCTTAATGTAAATACGTTTATTACCTGGGCCGCTATTATGGCCGGCTTTGCACAGGTTGCATTTATCATCAACTTCGTATATTCTATTTTTTGGGGTAAGAAAACCGTCCAAAACCCATGGAATGCAAATACTTTGGAATGGACCGCTCCTATCGAACATATTCACGGTAACTGGGCGGGTGAATTACCAACTGTTTACCGTTGGCCATATGATTACAGCAAGCCTGGCCATGAAGAAGATTTCATTCCGCAAAACGTTCCTTTTTCACAAACCATGAGCTCAAATATGCCTCACGATTTTGAAGACAATCCTGAAGGGTTGGAAGAATTCAACAAATGGACAAGTACACAAAAAGCTAACGAAGAAGTAAAATAA
- a CDS encoding COX15/CtaA family protein, with protein MKTFASKIRFQKYSLVTIVLLFILILAGAVVRSTGSGMGCPDWPKCFGQYVPPTSINQLPKDYKQKYVAERTEKNQKFAKTLDLFGYVDLARRIREDKSILIPEEFNASKTWTEYINRLVGAISGLFLVLVAIFSFSYRGENKLIPFLSVLNILLVGFQAWLGSIVVSTNLVSGIVTLHMLLALAILAILIGTYHMAKTYGKHRLDSSPITHVVMVLTLIISTVQIVFGTEVREKIDAVSTHLQGGYREAWISNAGAIFVQHRDIAILVLLANIVLFLLIRNGFSRHSNQQQIMSFIFLIIMLQMGTGILLSYWALPPFAQALHILLASLIFGAQFYLMLNLYTSVKNQEANR; from the coding sequence ATGAAGACATTCGCGTCAAAAATCAGGTTCCAGAAATACAGCCTAGTTACTATAGTACTGCTCTTTATACTTATACTTGCAGGCGCTGTAGTTCGTAGCACCGGTTCTGGAATGGGATGCCCCGACTGGCCAAAATGTTTCGGACAATATGTACCCCCTACTTCCATCAACCAACTGCCAAAAGATTATAAGCAGAAATATGTTGCTGAGCGGACGGAAAAAAATCAAAAATTCGCCAAAACACTTGACCTCTTCGGGTATGTCGACCTTGCACGCCGCATCCGGGAAGACAAATCAATATTGATACCTGAAGAATTCAACGCGTCCAAAACATGGACAGAATATATCAACCGCCTTGTTGGGGCTATTTCTGGTTTATTTTTGGTATTGGTGGCTATTTTTTCATTCAGTTACCGCGGCGAAAATAAACTGATCCCGTTTTTAAGTGTTCTGAATATTCTACTGGTGGGTTTCCAGGCCTGGCTTGGGTCCATCGTCGTGTCAACCAATCTTGTATCTGGTATTGTAACGCTGCATATGCTGTTGGCGCTGGCAATTTTGGCTATTTTGATTGGCACCTACCACATGGCTAAAACTTATGGCAAACACCGGTTAGATTCGAGCCCGATAACACATGTAGTGATGGTACTCACCTTAATTATTTCAACTGTTCAAATTGTGTTTGGCACTGAAGTTAGAGAAAAAATTGATGCCGTATCAACACATTTACAGGGCGGCTACCGCGAAGCCTGGATAAGTAATGCAGGAGCGATATTTGTTCAGCATCGCGACATCGCTATATTGGTATTGCTGGCAAACATAGTACTGTTTTTGCTGATCCGCAACGGTTTTAGCAGGCATTCCAATCAACAACAGATAATGAGCTTTATATTCCTGATTATTATGCTGCAAATGGGTACAGGGATCTTGTTATCCTATTGGGCGCTGCCACCATTTGCACAGGCATTACATATTTTACTGGCCAGCCTTATTTTCGGCGCCCAGTTTTACCTGATGCTGAATTTGTATACATCAGTAAAGAACCAGGAGGCCAATAGATGA
- the cyoE gene encoding heme o synthase, whose protein sequence is MRWSDFSKLIKLRLTFLVVFSASISFLIGSKVNGDINWFNWGKLIVGGFLVTAAANCFNEIIEKDLDKLMKRTMDRPIPSGHMTTGQALVLGLFMGMAGTYLLGSLNIDTGLLSVFSIVLYAFVYTPLKRKSPIAVFVGAIPGALPPLIGYVAAHEKIDAIALILFGIQFVWQFPHFWAIAWVLDDDYKLAGFRLLPSGKRNLTSAIVTFIFTLLLVPVSLLPTWYHFGGYYVGAVSLVFSLAFLYLAYKLLSTLEIGSAKKLMYGSFLYLPVVQLMFLFDFIGKVK, encoded by the coding sequence ATGAGGTGGAGCGATTTTTCCAAACTGATAAAGTTAAGATTAACCTTTTTAGTAGTTTTTTCGGCGTCAATTTCTTTCCTGATCGGCAGCAAAGTTAACGGCGATATCAACTGGTTTAATTGGGGGAAACTGATTGTTGGTGGCTTTCTGGTCACCGCGGCTGCAAACTGTTTTAACGAGATTATTGAAAAGGACCTGGATAAGCTGATGAAGCGGACGATGGACCGGCCCATACCGTCGGGACACATGACCACGGGCCAGGCGCTTGTATTGGGTTTATTTATGGGAATGGCGGGCACCTACCTTTTAGGGAGCCTTAATATCGATACGGGATTATTATCCGTATTTTCAATTGTACTATATGCTTTTGTTTATACGCCTTTAAAGCGCAAATCGCCAATAGCTGTGTTTGTTGGAGCAATACCAGGCGCGCTGCCCCCGCTTATCGGCTACGTTGCCGCTCACGAAAAGATTGATGCTATCGCTTTAATTTTATTCGGCATACAGTTTGTATGGCAGTTCCCGCACTTCTGGGCCATTGCCTGGGTATTGGATGACGATTACAAGCTGGCCGGTTTCAGGCTGCTTCCATCCGGAAAAAGAAATTTAACAAGTGCTATAGTTACTTTTATATTTACGTTACTATTAGTACCCGTAAGTTTATTGCCTACCTGGTACCATTTTGGCGGTTATTATGTGGGGGCAGTGTCACTGGTTTTCAGCCTGGCCTTTTTATACCTCGCGTATAAGCTTTTAAGCACCCTGGAGATCGGATCAGCAAAAAAGCTGATGTATGGTTCGTTTTTATATTTGCCGGTAGTGCAATTAATGTTTTTATTTGATTTTATAGGAAAAGTGAAATGA
- a CDS encoding cytochrome c oxidase subunit 3: MMAQIQQKDKVNLGAKKFSMWIFIFTSFMLFAALSSGFIVYSGGRGHGLDVILPQAFMYSTAVIILSSITLFLASGAARQLQFAKQRLYLWLTFFLGIAFFAIQIYAWYVLAIKMGIYFINPNASRSFIYVFSGLHLVHVLAGLAVLLNVIIASYRNTPQVKNLFKMEMASIFWHFLDIIWIYLYVFLLLNQS, from the coding sequence ATGATGGCGCAGATACAACAAAAAGATAAGGTAAACCTTGGTGCAAAAAAATTCAGTATGTGGATTTTCATATTCACATCATTTATGCTTTTTGCTGCCTTATCAAGCGGGTTTATTGTTTACAGCGGCGGCAGGGGCCACGGCCTTGACGTAATTTTGCCGCAGGCTTTTATGTACAGCACAGCGGTAATCATACTCAGCAGCATTACCCTGTTTTTAGCCTCAGGGGCGGCCCGGCAACTGCAGTTTGCAAAACAGCGCCTTTATTTATGGCTTACTTTTTTCTTAGGTATCGCTTTTTTTGCGATACAGATCTATGCATGGTATGTCCTGGCGATAAAAATGGGCATCTATTTTATCAATCCTAATGCATCAAGGTCATTTATTTATGTATTCAGCGGATTACATTTAGTACACGTTTTAGCAGGCCTGGCGGTACTGTTAAATGTTATTATAGCCAGTTATCGCAATACACCACAGGTAAAGAATTTATTCAAAATGGAAATGGCATCTATTTTTTGGCATTTTCTCGATATTATATGGATTTATCTGTATGTTTTTTTACTTTTGAACCAATCTTAA
- a CDS encoding cytochrome c oxidase subunit 3, with the protein MSTAVTQHVDEVKSTPWSGGRSPFNVEYGKMMMWFFLLSDAFTFSSLLISYGALRFSAPTWPSPSLVFQSVPGTSIEHGAPLVFVGIMTFILIASSVTMVLAVEAGHRNAKKEVVTWMLFTILGGLMFLSCQALEWNHLHSEGFWWGHIPTKEVMSEFFKGNVTEGQMAMTSHQFANLFFTITGFHGFHVFSGVVINIIITINVLLGTYAKRGSYLMIEKVGLYWHFVDLVWVFVFTFFYLV; encoded by the coding sequence ATGAGTACAGCAGTAACACAACATGTTGATGAGGTAAAATCAACACCATGGTCAGGAGGCAGATCGCCTTTTAATGTAGAGTATGGCAAAATGATGATGTGGTTTTTCCTCCTCTCGGATGCATTTACTTTTTCGTCATTATTGATCTCTTACGGCGCTTTACGTTTTAGCGCACCAACCTGGCCTTCGCCGTCTTTGGTATTCCAATCTGTTCCCGGAACTTCAATTGAGCACGGTGCTCCTTTGGTATTTGTAGGTATCATGACCTTCATCCTGATTGCCAGTTCGGTTACAATGGTTTTGGCAGTTGAGGCCGGGCATCGCAATGCAAAAAAAGAAGTAGTTACCTGGATGCTGTTCACCATATTAGGCGGATTGATGTTTTTAAGCTGCCAGGCATTGGAGTGGAACCACTTACACAGCGAAGGCTTCTGGTGGGGACATATTCCAACCAAAGAGGTGATGTCAGAGTTTTTTAAAGGAAACGTAACAGAAGGCCAGATGGCGATGACATCGCACCAGTTTGCAAATTTATTCTTTACCATTACAGGTTTCCATGGTTTCCACGTATTCTCGGGAGTGGTTATTAATATCATCATTACGATAAACGTTTTACTGGGCACCTATGCAAAACGCGGCAGCTATTTAATGATCGAAAAAGTAGGTTTATACTGGCACTTTGTAGATTTGGTGTGGGTGTTTGTATTTACTTTCTTCTATTTAGTTTGA
- a CDS encoding cytochrome C oxidase subunit IV family protein produces the protein MSSETTTVHAAGAEHGEHEGMTKKRILKIFYILTAITCVEFFIALWLGPHLQLSSQVVNPAYIILTLLKAYFIVAFFMHLKFEKVGLALAIIVPILFIIGLILVLTNESHYWIGLRHI, from the coding sequence ATGTCATCAGAAACTACAACAGTTCATGCAGCAGGCGCTGAACACGGCGAACACGAAGGAATGACCAAAAAAAGAATATTAAAGATCTTTTATATTCTAACGGCGATTACCTGTGTGGAATTTTTTATCGCACTTTGGTTAGGGCCTCACCTTCAACTATCATCGCAGGTTGTTAACCCTGCTTATATTATATTAACTTTATTAAAAGCATATTTTATTGTCGCATTTTTTATGCACTTAAAATTTGAAAAAGTGGGATTGGCGCTGGCTATCATCGTTCCCATTCTTTTTATAATCGGTTTAATACTGGTGCTTACAAATGAGAGCCATTATTGGATCGGTTTAAGGCACATATGA
- a CDS encoding SCO family protein: protein MPGFLYYLLVSKGKNRYLNLPVYGPKTVLKTTHKVGHNDVPDTLYHTLPDFKLTDQDGNTVTPKTFSKKIFIANFFYTHCKGLCDQMNTSINQLATGYAVSKMVYFVSISVDPQRDSVKALKNYANIIKPPSARWLFLTGDTASIYSLAHNGFLVNALQAGKDNFIYSDKLMLIDEDMRIRGYYSGASTSDMIKLGDEIKVLIKEEVLKNDTPMY from the coding sequence GTGCCAGGATTTTTATATTATTTACTGGTATCAAAGGGCAAAAACAGGTACTTAAATCTACCGGTTTACGGGCCTAAAACAGTACTGAAAACAACGCACAAGGTTGGCCATAACGATGTACCTGATACACTTTATCACACATTGCCCGACTTTAAACTGACCGACCAGGATGGCAACACCGTAACGCCAAAAACTTTTAGCAAAAAAATATTCATCGCTAACTTTTTTTACACGCACTGTAAAGGCTTATGCGACCAGATGAACACAAGTATCAACCAATTAGCTACGGGTTATGCAGTCAGCAAAATGGTTTACTTTGTTTCTATCTCTGTTGATCCCCAACGTGATTCCGTAAAGGCTTTAAAAAATTATGCCAACATAATTAAACCGCCGTCAGCAAGATGGCTGTTTTTAACTGGCGATACGGCTTCCATTTATTCCCTGGCGCATAATGGCTTCCTTGTTAACGCGCTGCAGGCCGGTAAAGACAATTTTATTTACAGCGATAAGCTGATGCTAATTGACGAAGACATGCGGATAAGGGGATATTACAGTGGCGCCTCCACTTCAGATATGATTAAGCTGGGTGATGAAATTAAAGTATTAATAAAAGAAGAGGTATTGAAAAACGATACACCGATGTATTAG
- a CDS encoding DUF420 domain-containing protein, which yields MTDKFIFRFVAAVSVFVFVVVLVLNRRLIPAPAVLPSFTVYLPMLNAFLNGTCSLLLLASLCFIKLRNIKMHKRINITAFCLSSLFLVSYILFHYLKADTIFGDVNGDGHLSPSESEAVSTLRPVYLTILISHIILAAGVLPLILLSFYRGLQMQVEKHKKLVRWAFPIWFYVTVTGVIVYLMISPYYHF from the coding sequence ATGACTGATAAATTTATATTCCGATTCGTTGCAGCAGTATCCGTATTCGTTTTTGTGGTAGTGTTGGTATTAAACCGCAGGCTCATTCCTGCTCCTGCAGTGCTTCCGTCATTCACTGTGTACCTGCCAATGCTTAACGCATTTTTAAACGGCACCTGCAGCCTGCTGCTGCTGGCATCGCTCTGTTTCATAAAGCTTCGTAATATTAAAATGCACAAGCGCATTAATATTACGGCATTTTGCTTATCCTCATTATTTTTAGTTTCGTACATACTGTTTCATTATTTAAAAGCCGATACCATCTTTGGTGATGTTAATGGCGACGGACACCTGTCACCATCAGAAAGCGAAGCGGTAAGCACCTTACGTCCGGTTTATTTAACTATACTTATCTCTCATATAATCCTTGCTGCCGGCGTTTTGCCGCTCATATTGTTAAGCTTTTACCGTGGACTGCAAATGCAGGTTGAAAAACATAAAAAGCTGGTAAGATGGGCATTCCCTATTTGGTTTTATGTAACAGTTACGGGCGTTATTGTTTACCTGATGATTTCTCCTTATTATCATTTTTAA
- a CDS encoding DUF983 domain-containing protein has product MSKTAKSWAMLHAKCPRCRRGAMFSGGIYNFGSNKIFDRCPHCNLYYEIEPGYFYAAMYVSYALNVMEGLLIVALTYFITQNSTSPWLYIGTILTGLLVLSPINFRYSRVLLLYWLSPKINYQPHLDKDDSTANH; this is encoded by the coding sequence ATGTCAAAAACAGCTAAATCATGGGCAATGCTGCATGCCAAATGCCCGCGATGCCGCAGGGGCGCTATGTTTAGCGGGGGGATATACAACTTCGGGTCGAACAAGATATTTGACAGATGCCCGCATTGTAACTTATATTACGAAATTGAACCCGGGTACTTTTATGCGGCAATGTATGTAAGTTACGCTTTGAATGTAATGGAAGGTCTTTTAATAGTGGCGCTTACTTACTTCATAACTCAAAATTCAACTTCGCCCTGGTTATATATCGGCACAATCTTAACAGGATTGCTTGTGCTTTCGCCTATCAATTTCAGGTATTCACGCGTTTTGTTATTATATTGGCTATCGCCTAAAATAAATTACCAGCCACATTTAGATAAAGATGATTCAACGGCAAACCATTGA
- a CDS encoding DUF2461 domain-containing protein, with the protein MIQRQTIDFLKELIENNNRDWFMANKERYETARENVIAFTTELLGLLQKIDPQIDSALDAKKCVMRIYRDIRFSKDKTPYKNYFGVSIPTKGTKAGRAEYYFQISPGNSLIAGGYWMPEADHLKAIRQEIDYNANDLKKIINEPEFVNLFGDFRKQEQLKSVPREYSADNENIDLLKLKSFVAFRPLKDDELLLKNAVSDIAGICGKIYPLNVFLNNALA; encoded by the coding sequence ATGATTCAACGGCAAACCATTGATTTTTTAAAAGAACTGATTGAAAATAATAACCGCGATTGGTTTATGGCCAACAAGGAGCGGTACGAAACAGCCAGGGAAAATGTAATTGCCTTTACAACTGAACTGCTGGGCCTGCTGCAAAAAATTGATCCGCAAATTGATAGCGCACTCGACGCCAAAAAATGTGTAATGCGTATTTACCGCGATATCCGTTTCAGCAAAGACAAAACCCCTTACAAAAATTACTTTGGCGTAAGCATACCCACCAAAGGTACAAAAGCCGGCAGGGCCGAATATTATTTTCAAATTTCGCCGGGAAACTCACTAATAGCAGGCGGCTACTGGATGCCTGAAGCGGATCACTTAAAAGCAATAAGGCAGGAAATTGACTACAACGCCAACGATCTGAAAAAAATAATTAATGAACCGGAATTTGTAAACCTGTTTGGCGATTTCAGAAAACAAGAACAACTGAAAAGTGTTCCAAGAGAATACAGCGCTGATAATGAAAATATTGACTTGCTGAAACTTAAAAGTTTTGTAGCTTTTCGCCCATTAAAGGATGATGAATTATTGCTAAAAAATGCGGTGTCGGATATAGCCGGCATTTGCGGCAAAATTTATCCTCTCAACGTTTTTTTAAATAATGCATTAGCTTAA
- a CDS encoding OmpA family protein, whose amino-acid sequence MKIRYYLFATAICFVLHSCVVLSPKKYKALVAERDSLATRTGVLEDTVAKLRADTMRLHRELNDMQNNYNALNTNFNSLNDKYSALNNNFTTSSSRVSQLSADLKKREARLKEVEDALHKRDDASNALRDKLQKALLGFQNSGLTVDIRDGKVYVSLADKLLFPSGSININENGKLALQQLAAVLNKEPDITIAVEGHTDDKKVINLGQIKDNWDLSVLRSTSVCRYLTEVEKIDPKRLTATGKSEYQPVDPANTNDARTKNRRIEIVLSPKLDELYNLIKQ is encoded by the coding sequence ATGAAAATAAGGTACTATTTATTTGCCACCGCCATTTGTTTTGTTTTGCACTCATGCGTAGTGTTGTCACCCAAAAAATATAAAGCTTTAGTAGCTGAACGCGATTCGCTGGCTACCCGGACAGGGGTCCTTGAAGATACGGTTGCCAAACTGCGTGCCGACACGATGAGGCTGCACCGCGAGTTAAATGATATGCAAAATAATTACAACGCGTTAAATACAAATTTCAATTCGCTGAATGACAAATACAGCGCTTTGAACAATAATTTCACCACAAGTTCAAGCAGAGTAAGCCAACTTTCAGCAGACCTGAAAAAACGCGAAGCACGGCTAAAAGAGGTTGAGGATGCCCTGCATAAACGCGACGATGCATCAAACGCATTGCGCGATAAGTTGCAGAAAGCACTGCTTGGATTTCAAAACAGCGGCTTAACCGTTGATATCAGGGATGGTAAGGTATATGTTTCTTTGGCTGACAAATTGCTGTTCCCGTCGGGCAGTATAAATATTAACGAGAACGGTAAACTGGCATTACAGCAATTGGCTGCGGTGCTCAATAAAGAACCTGATATTACTATAGCAGTTGAAGGCCATACCGATGACAAAAAAGTAATCAACCTCGGCCAGATCAAAGATAACTGGGACCTGAGCGTATTGCGGTCAACTTCAGTTTGCCGGTATCTAACTGAAGTAGAAAAGATTGATCCGAAACGGCTTACTGCAACAGGTAAAAGTGAGTACCAGCCTGTTGACCCTGCCAACACAAACGATGCGCGCACAAAAAACAGGCGTATTGAAATTGTGCTCTCACCAAAACTGGATGAATTGTATAATTTGATAAAACAATAG
- a CDS encoding DUF4286 family protein has protein sequence MIIFNDTVIIEEAVQEKWLKWIKEVHIPAVMATGYFKSFQILNVIDSPNEGVTYCIQYRADSIGDFNQFYSKHLHRLQEAHNQEFENHFVIFNTLMQTVD, from the coding sequence ATGATTATATTTAACGATACCGTAATTATAGAAGAAGCCGTCCAGGAAAAGTGGCTTAAATGGATAAAAGAAGTTCACATACCTGCCGTTATGGCTACCGGCTATTTCAAATCATTCCAGATCCTTAATGTTATTGATTCGCCTAATGAAGGGGTTACCTATTGCATTCAATACCGTGCAGATAGTATAGGCGATTTTAACCAGTTTTACAGTAAACATTTACACCGCCTGCAGGAAGCCCACAACCAGGAATTTGAAAATCATTTTGTGATATTTAATACACTGATGCAAACAGTGGATTAA